The Thermobispora bispora DSM 43833 genome window below encodes:
- a CDS encoding serine/threonine-protein kinase, which produces MLTYPGRPLGEGDPRRIGRYAVRSVLGAGGQGVVYFAEGPQGDKVAVKLLHAHIAREPDFQRRFLREAQIMREVATFCTARVLEVGVHDDRPYLASEYVAGISLQELLRTQGPCSESSLHRLAVSTLTALAAIHRAGIVHRDFKPANVILGPEGPVVIDFGIARVLEQTTTHSGIMGTPAYMAPEQFTAGATSTASDIFSWAVTMAYAASGRLPFDGSTPPAVMHAILTREPDLTGVPPSLATVLAACLDKDPGRRPSAEELLRHFTGLDTTAVSATRVRRTRPAPFLLAAFAQVAVFAGTWALAYTDFNSPPVYPWAPILWIPSGLWLLLGAVLLAIRVTRRNDAAGPAAHRTGGHERR; this is translated from the coding sequence GTGCTGACATATCCGGGTCGTCCCCTCGGGGAGGGGGATCCCCGGCGAATCGGCCGGTACGCCGTGCGCAGCGTGCTCGGTGCGGGCGGGCAGGGCGTCGTCTACTTCGCCGAGGGCCCACAGGGGGACAAGGTCGCGGTCAAATTGCTGCACGCGCACATCGCCCGGGAGCCCGACTTCCAGCGCAGGTTTCTCCGGGAGGCGCAGATCATGCGCGAGGTCGCGACGTTCTGCACGGCCCGGGTCCTGGAGGTGGGCGTCCACGACGACCGCCCGTACCTGGCGAGCGAATACGTCGCCGGCATCTCGCTCCAGGAACTGCTGCGCACCCAGGGGCCTTGCTCGGAGAGCAGCCTGCACCGGCTCGCCGTGTCCACGCTCACCGCGCTGGCCGCCATCCACCGGGCGGGGATCGTGCACCGCGACTTCAAGCCGGCCAACGTCATCCTCGGGCCGGAAGGCCCGGTCGTCATCGACTTCGGCATCGCCCGGGTCCTGGAACAGACGACCACGCATTCCGGGATCATGGGGACCCCTGCGTACATGGCGCCCGAGCAGTTCACCGCGGGTGCGACCAGTACGGCGAGCGATATCTTCAGCTGGGCGGTGACCATGGCCTACGCCGCGAGCGGGCGCCTTCCGTTCGACGGGAGCACACCGCCGGCCGTGATGCACGCGATCCTCACCCGGGAGCCGGACCTGACCGGGGTCCCGCCGTCCCTCGCCACCGTCCTCGCCGCGTGCCTCGACAAAGACCCCGGCCGGCGGCCGAGCGCGGAAGAACTTCTCCGCCACTTCACCGGGCTGGACACGACGGCCGTTTCCGCGACGAGGGTCAGGCGCACCAGGCCGGCCCCGTTTCTCCTGGCGGCGTTCGCCCAGGTCGCGGTCTTCGCGGGCACGTGGGCTCTGGCGTACACCGATTTCAACAGCCCACCGGTCTACCCGTGGGCGCCGATCCTCTGGATCCCGAGCGGGCTCTGGCTGTTGCTCGGAGCCGTGCTGCTCGCCATCCGCGTCACCCGGCGGAATGACGCGGCGGGCCCGGCGGCGCACCGGACAGGAGGTCACGAGCGGCGGTGA